One window of the Pseudomonadota bacterium genome contains the following:
- the lptG gene encoding LPS export ABC transporter permease LptG, which yields MFVCMRICSRYLLQEMLGLFFLSLLALLSIYLLVDFFSKVDNALENQAGIFPLLLFLLNQIPFIVGKFIPLALLLATMLALGGMAQHNEIVALQAGGIGMARLTAPLAAAGLVLALLTFFINDHVVPVTSLQADYLETVVIKGKKEKNLYNLKSLWYVSKSAIYYFEGLDPEKRTIERALLYNFSEDRRLRRRLDIEKLSYHETEHRWVGELVFIRDFYFRDGFTDFAGFERADNLEIVLSESFADFMVPRKEPDRMSLSELSRYVSKAKNAGLAYMEYTVEIYNRIFYPVSCLLMVLLAVPFSLASRRHGGAARGIAISLGLGFSFWITLSLSLALGQGRLLSPLSAAALPYLVYGLFALFMFRRSLA from the coding sequence ATGTTTGTCTGCATGCGGATCTGTTCCCGTTATCTTTTACAGGAGATGCTGGGGCTTTTTTTTCTGAGCCTGCTGGCCCTGCTTTCCATCTATCTGCTGGTTGACTTTTTTTCCAAGGTTGACAATGCCCTGGAGAATCAGGCCGGCATTTTTCCGTTGCTGCTTTTTTTGCTCAATCAGATACCTTTCATTGTGGGTAAATTTATTCCCCTGGCCCTATTGTTGGCAACCATGCTGGCCTTGGGAGGTATGGCTCAGCATAACGAGATTGTCGCCCTGCAGGCGGGTGGCATCGGCATGGCCCGGCTGACCGCTCCCTTGGCGGCCGCCGGTCTGGTGCTGGCCTTGCTTACGTTTTTCATCAATGACCATGTCGTGCCGGTTACCAGCCTGCAGGCGGATTATCTGGAAACGGTTGTCATCAAGGGGAAAAAAGAGAAGAATCTTTACAATCTTAAGAGCTTATGGTATGTCAGCAAGTCCGCTATCTACTATTTCGAAGGGCTCGATCCGGAAAAAAGAACCATCGAGCGGGCTCTGCTGTATAATTTTTCCGAGGATCGACGTCTACGGCGACGTCTCGATATCGAGAAGCTTTCTTACCATGAAACGGAGCATAGATGGGTCGGTGAGCTGGTTTTTATACGTGATTTTTATTTTCGGGACGGTTTTACGGACTTTGCCGGATTTGAGCGGGCCGATAATCTTGAGATAGTTTTAAGCGAGTCCTTTGCCGATTTTATGGTGCCCCGCAAGGAGCCCGACCGCATGTCGCTGTCGGAACTCAGCCGCTATGTAAGCAAAGCCAAGAATGCCGGCCTTGCCTATATGGAGTATACGGTGGAAATCTATAATCGGATTTTTTATCCCGTTTCCTGTTTGTTGATGGTTTTGCTGGCGGTACCCTTTTCCCTGGCGTCACGGCGTCACGGCGGCGCGGCGCGGGGCATAGCCATCAGTCTGGGGCTGGGCTTCTCCTTCTGGATCACTCTGTCGTTGTCGCTGGCTCTGGGGCAGGGACGCCTGTTGAGCCCCTTGAGCGCGGCCGCGCTGCCCTATCTGGTCTATGGTCTTTTTGCCCTTTTCATGTTTCGGCGGAGCCTTGCCTGA